In Pseudomonas fluorescens, the following are encoded in one genomic region:
- a CDS encoding amidase family protein, whose product MQEISEIQKSDDAEGFAALGVAAAAQAIRKGEISSEKYASALLQRAQDHSDLQSFITIDKEAVLESARAADKERARGTSAPLLGVPIAIKDSYLTQGLRTTLGVSTLEKFVPEQDADIVKTMKDAGGIVFGKNNLVEMSFGLTGNNGPYGQVKNPHSKTHVSGGSSSGAGASVSARLVPAALGGDTIGSIRVPASLCGVVGFKPTTGRWPRDGVAPISHTLDTTGVFARNVEDCILIDEVIVKNEAPSNFDQTNLVGARFAYAPRQYFELIAPDVEAQFKETVRRLRDAGAEVVEVDLGNDFSSLALTATWNIFFRETQEAVTGFLRQNNIPATFEEIYSGLKPGLKEVWGQLVLKNGPGFLPAETYNAALVERLEIKRRFDQAFLSSGAEGLIFPTTPCTAPLIEHQEQLFISGQEVSYLVLANHTIPASAAGIPGISLPIGVSKDGLPIGLEIDGPYGRDRSLLHVARRVEAAVGVLTSPI is encoded by the coding sequence ATGCAGGAAATATCCGAAATTCAGAAAAGTGATGATGCTGAGGGCTTCGCTGCACTCGGCGTCGCAGCGGCAGCTCAGGCCATTCGCAAAGGTGAAATTTCATCTGAAAAGTATGCAAGCGCTCTACTTCAGAGAGCCCAAGACCATTCCGACTTACAGTCCTTTATTACGATAGATAAGGAAGCTGTGCTCGAGTCCGCAAGGGCCGCGGATAAGGAGCGTGCACGAGGTACGTCGGCTCCTCTGCTCGGCGTTCCAATTGCGATCAAAGACAGCTATCTCACCCAAGGCCTGCGAACGACTCTAGGTGTATCTACGCTCGAAAAGTTTGTGCCAGAGCAAGACGCCGACATTGTCAAAACAATGAAAGACGCCGGCGGCATTGTTTTTGGCAAGAACAACCTCGTCGAAATGTCCTTCGGCTTGACCGGTAACAACGGCCCTTACGGTCAAGTGAAGAACCCTCATAGCAAGACCCATGTGTCGGGTGGCTCTTCCAGCGGAGCAGGCGCATCCGTTTCTGCGCGTCTCGTGCCAGCGGCCCTCGGCGGCGATACGATTGGTTCCATTCGAGTACCCGCATCTCTTTGCGGTGTAGTCGGCTTCAAGCCGACTACAGGGCGTTGGCCCCGTGATGGCGTCGCGCCTATCTCCCATACCCTCGACACTACAGGCGTATTTGCCCGTAATGTAGAAGACTGCATTCTGATCGACGAGGTAATAGTCAAGAACGAGGCTCCGAGTAATTTTGATCAGACTAATCTGGTTGGGGCGAGGTTCGCATATGCGCCTCGACAATATTTTGAGCTCATAGCTCCGGATGTTGAGGCGCAATTCAAAGAAACTGTTCGTCGGCTGCGCGATGCCGGCGCTGAAGTTGTTGAAGTCGATCTAGGGAATGACTTTTCCTCACTTGCACTGACAGCGACCTGGAATATTTTCTTCCGCGAGACCCAAGAGGCGGTCACAGGCTTCCTGCGTCAAAACAACATCCCGGCCACCTTCGAGGAAATTTACTCGGGACTGAAACCTGGTCTGAAAGAAGTATGGGGGCAACTTGTTCTTAAGAATGGGCCAGGATTTCTCCCTGCGGAGACTTATAACGCCGCCTTGGTTGAGCGCTTGGAAATCAAGCGCCGTTTCGACCAAGCATTTCTGAGCAGTGGGGCTGAGGGCCTGATCTTTCCAACAACCCCGTGCACAGCACCATTGATCGAACATCAAGAACAGTTATTCATCTCTGGTCAGGAAGTCAGTTATCTAGTGCTGGCTAACCACACCATTCCCGCGAGCGCTGCAGGTATCCCAGGCATCAGCCTTCCAATCGGCGTGTCCAAAGACGGCCTGCCTATT
- a CDS encoding antiterminator Q family protein yields the protein MMIRKPAGRPLGDTEYLLEQWGWWRMDGAGVPTYISPTFALMRQAMPQVSASKSYCITDEWAGAIDSAIARLSHRDRQMGDIIWLYYGAKWPMLRVGKHYGISEGKTRELVRAGIAWIDCAVDEMRKAA from the coding sequence ATGATGATTCGAAAGCCGGCAGGCCGACCTTTGGGTGATACCGAATACCTGCTGGAGCAGTGGGGATGGTGGCGGATGGATGGGGCCGGTGTCCCAACCTATATCTCACCGACTTTTGCGCTAATGCGTCAGGCAATGCCGCAAGTGTCGGCGAGCAAGAGCTATTGCATCACAGATGAATGGGCCGGAGCTATTGATAGCGCGATTGCACGGCTCTCACATCGTGACCGACAAATGGGCGATATTATTTGGCTTTACTACGGTGCTAAATGGCCCATGCTTCGGGTTGGCAAGCACTACGGCATAAGTGAAGGGAAGACGCGGGAATTAGTGAGAGCCGGAATCGCGTGGATCGATTGTGCTGTCGATGAAATGCGGAAAGCTGCTTAA
- a CDS encoding site-specific integrase has translation MTAPLKTLTVKLSDAVIKQHAINPTITELKDPRHPLRFRYRHDRSKGSWHLVRFDKGAKWKKAANWPDVPARVMLDSLPVVQARLLADPTAAATVDGWERVGQVLEWYAARLNTDNSLSKSRRGSSLSAIRCQLLPALGDLPLCKLNADTLDRHLVWHMQAEYSLSYVKSVLDVLKVVFGAALTLKKITVNPLLGVSFSHFTKAKIKPKGARLRHVAVVDLLAEWGEAFNAEPVAVTLLVLMLTHATRITETRLAMWKNIHLDAGEWFIPADDTKSKRDHLLPLTTQAVAFLERYRAQQRAEGYDGAYLFPATSRAGRPMSRSQAFAIFAQLGAGEWTSHDLRKLAPSIWANLGVDSLVGKLLLNHALTELERTYFQAMGEMVKRNALERWHGWLDAQGFDALQDKTGARRASKPVALDPSGWLA, from the coding sequence ATGACAGCTCCGTTGAAAACCCTGACTGTGAAACTGTCTGATGCCGTCATCAAACAGCATGCCATCAACCCGACCATAACCGAGCTGAAAGATCCGCGGCACCCGCTGCGGTTTCGTTATCGTCACGACCGCAGCAAAGGCAGTTGGCACCTTGTGCGTTTCGACAAGGGCGCCAAATGGAAAAAGGCTGCCAATTGGCCCGACGTGCCTGCGCGGGTGATGCTCGACAGCTTGCCGGTAGTGCAGGCCCGGTTGTTGGCCGATCCGACGGCAGCAGCCACAGTGGATGGCTGGGAGCGGGTCGGGCAGGTGCTGGAGTGGTATGCCGCGCGCTTGAACACCGATAACAGTTTGTCCAAAAGCCGCCGGGGATCGTCGTTGTCGGCGATTCGCTGCCAGTTGTTGCCCGCTCTGGGTGATTTGCCCTTGTGTAAACTCAATGCCGATACCTTGGACCGACACTTGGTCTGGCACATGCAGGCCGAGTACAGCCTGTCCTACGTCAAGTCGGTGTTGGACGTACTGAAGGTGGTGTTCGGCGCCGCCTTGACGCTGAAAAAGATCACCGTGAATCCACTACTCGGGGTGTCGTTCAGTCACTTCACCAAGGCCAAAATCAAGCCCAAGGGCGCGCGCTTGCGACACGTTGCCGTGGTGGACCTGCTGGCCGAATGGGGCGAAGCGTTCAACGCGGAACCGGTGGCCGTGACGCTGCTGGTGTTGATGCTGACCCATGCTACGCGGATCACAGAAACCCGTCTGGCAATGTGGAAAAACATCCACCTGGACGCGGGGGAGTGGTTCATCCCGGCCGATGACACGAAATCCAAGCGCGACCACCTGTTGCCGTTGACCACGCAGGCCGTGGCTTTTCTGGAGCGCTACCGAGCGCAGCAGCGGGCCGAAGGTTACGACGGGGCGTACCTGTTTCCGGCGACTTCACGTGCGGGGCGCCCGATGTCACGCAGCCAGGCCTTTGCCATTTTTGCCCAGTTGGGGGCGGGCGAGTGGACCAGTCACGACCTGCGCAAACTGGCGCCTTCCATCTGGGCCAACCTCGGTGTCGATTCGCTGGTGGGCAAGCTGCTACTCAACCACGCCCTGACCGAATTGGAGCGCACTTACTTTCAGGCAATGGGCGAGATGGTAAAGCGCAACGCTCTGGAACGATGGCACGGCTGGCTCGACGCACAGGGTTTTGATGCATTGCAGGACAAGACAGGAGCAAGACGCGCGAGCAAGCCGGTTGCCCTGGACCCCTCGGGCTGGTTGGCTTGA
- a CDS encoding ATP-binding protein — protein sequence MAPSVSNFGAHMDRKFGVIGRQPASCLDHGGYSAVILKGGSLSGCPICASNKRDMQELERKRFQFRIVQHSSARIPKRFAEKSFADFVVSNPAQQIALDACTDYVDNFSKHRREGRCMLLLGKVGTGKTHLAIASASHLINECMVKAIYRTVGTLIGEIRATFNERSGESEAHILREVIGADLLVLDEVGATKQSEFELATLFSIINGRYEQCRPTIIVSNLSPTELNDAIGARCVDRIRENGCIGVAFEWESQRGKEGF from the coding sequence ATGGCACCTTCCGTCTCTAACTTCGGCGCTCACATGGACCGCAAATTCGGCGTCATCGGCCGTCAGCCAGCGAGCTGCCTGGATCATGGCGGTTACTCAGCGGTCATTCTCAAGGGCGGCAGTCTGTCTGGTTGCCCCATCTGCGCGAGCAACAAGCGCGACATGCAAGAACTCGAGCGCAAGCGCTTTCAGTTTCGGATCGTTCAGCATTCAAGCGCGCGGATTCCTAAGCGTTTCGCGGAAAAGTCATTCGCCGATTTCGTCGTGTCGAATCCGGCCCAGCAGATTGCCCTGGATGCGTGCACCGACTACGTCGACAACTTTTCGAAGCATCGCCGGGAAGGTCGCTGCATGTTGCTGTTGGGGAAGGTCGGCACGGGCAAGACCCACCTGGCCATTGCCTCGGCCAGTCACCTGATCAACGAATGCATGGTCAAGGCGATTTACCGCACGGTGGGCACGCTCATCGGCGAGATTCGGGCGACGTTCAATGAGCGCTCAGGCGAGTCCGAGGCGCACATCTTGCGTGAGGTGATTGGCGCGGACCTGCTGGTGCTCGATGAAGTCGGTGCAACCAAGCAGAGCGAGTTCGAACTGGCCACTCTGTTCAGCATCATCAATGGTCGTTACGAGCAATGCCGTCCCACGATCATCGTCAGCAACCTGTCGCCCACCGAATTGAACGACGCCATCGGTGCGCGCTGTGTCGACCGCATCCGCGAAAACGGCTGCATTGGCGTGGCATTCGAGTGGGAATCTCAACGCGGCAAGGAGGGCTTCTGA
- a CDS encoding DNA-binding domain-containing protein, producing the protein MQFTITINQVKALEWGLNSQQAQLFSFVYECPSWAKAIKTDNGIFFVLTKAKIIEELPLLTDKPDTAYRLLKGLEKAGLVELSSTANVSLFRLTEKAKEWNRKLDGSEKYPTSDVFEGRKKIRSTSEKCPSKVGKISEQGRKKIREGSEKSPTNQGTSNQGTNQVTSNQEKQGANAPGKSAKFDPLMAKPDHVSVEVWADWCQHRKEIHKPLTAKTCEQQAKALANHPTPDSVLTLSISNGWTGIFPDKPVGPAHSLPVSRHSGFDTRDYKAGTKENANGTFRL; encoded by the coding sequence ATGCAGTTCACCATCACGATCAACCAAGTGAAAGCGCTGGAGTGGGGATTGAACTCCCAGCAGGCGCAATTGTTTTCCTTCGTCTACGAATGCCCCAGCTGGGCCAAAGCAATCAAAACCGATAACGGGATTTTCTTTGTCTTGACCAAGGCAAAGATCATTGAGGAATTGCCTCTGCTCACCGATAAACCCGATACCGCGTATCGGCTTCTCAAAGGGCTCGAAAAGGCAGGTTTGGTGGAGTTATCCAGCACCGCGAACGTCTCGTTGTTTCGCTTGACCGAGAAAGCCAAAGAATGGAATCGCAAGCTGGATGGGTCGGAAAAATATCCGACCTCTGATGTGTTTGAGGGGCGGAAAAAAATCCGATCTACCTCGGAAAAATGTCCGAGCAAGGTCGGAAAAATCTCCGAACAGGGTCGGAAAAAAATCCGAGAAGGGTCGGAAAAATCTCCGACAAATCAGGGTACCAGTAATCAGGGTACCAATCAGGTAACCAGTAATCAGGAAAAGCAGGGCGCTAACGCGCCGGGCAAATCAGCAAAGTTTGATCCGCTGATGGCCAAGCCAGACCACGTCAGCGTCGAGGTTTGGGCGGACTGGTGCCAGCACCGCAAGGAAATCCACAAACCCCTCACAGCCAAGACCTGTGAACAACAGGCCAAGGCCTTGGCGAACCACCCAACCCCCGATTCGGTGCTGACCCTTTCGATCAGCAACGGATGGACAGGGATCTTCCCTGACAAGCCGGTCGGCCCCGCACATTCACTTCCAGTCAGTCGCCACTCCGGCTTCGACACTCGCGATTACAAGGCCGGCACCAAGGAGAACGCCAATGGCACCTTCCGTCTCTAA
- a CDS encoding YmfL family putative regulatory protein, protein MKLPVLDTRRKAVIAAANAFPGGLAYASDFLGEVNLKRFKNRIYESAGVKPLTDDEICTLETEAKTTFLPDYICAMYGGVFVRLPEVADLDNVDIHRRSLRTSVKRGRVDQLLAMALDDGEISGAEAADILAGHAKYLAARHEEVIAQIELYKSNGPARIPSGKG, encoded by the coding sequence ATGAAATTGCCAGTACTAGACACCCGCCGCAAAGCCGTCATTGCCGCTGCCAATGCATTTCCCGGCGGACTTGCATACGCCTCTGACTTCCTGGGTGAGGTGAATCTCAAGCGCTTCAAGAACCGAATTTACGAGTCAGCAGGGGTCAAGCCCCTCACCGACGATGAGATTTGCACGCTTGAGACTGAAGCGAAAACTACCTTCTTACCGGATTACATCTGCGCAATGTATGGCGGTGTGTTTGTTCGCCTGCCTGAGGTTGCCGATCTGGACAACGTCGACATCCACCGGCGCTCTTTGCGTACCTCTGTGAAACGCGGCCGGGTTGACCAGCTTCTCGCCATGGCACTGGATGACGGCGAGATTTCTGGAGCGGAAGCGGCAGATATTTTGGCCGGGCATGCCAAGTACTTGGCTGCGCGACACGAGGAGGTGATCGCACAGATTGAATTGTACAAGTCGAATGGTCCCGCCCGAATCCCAAGCGGGAAGGGTTGA
- a CDS encoding Cro/CI family transcriptional regulator encodes MSRKSLDEFARARGQTNAANLLGMSQGSLNKALQVGRDIFVTEHADGSFTAEELRAFPVQSAKRSRRQMLPIS; translated from the coding sequence ATGAGCCGAAAAAGTCTGGATGAGTTTGCTCGTGCACGCGGGCAAACCAACGCAGCAAATCTGCTTGGGATGTCCCAAGGGTCGCTCAACAAAGCGCTGCAGGTTGGCCGTGACATTTTTGTAACTGAACACGCAGATGGCTCTTTCACAGCTGAAGAGCTCAGAGCATTCCCGGTCCAAAGCGCAAAAAGGTCGCGTCGCCAGATGCTGCCCATTTCATGA
- a CDS encoding S24 family peptidase, with product MKKRELEDWEKEECLALKMAVDAFNTGKSRRDALTQGRIADALGINQGSVSSYLNGYNALNAKVASAIAGLISKPVESFSPRLADEIAKMAKSSFESNVEAGPPIYSSPRRINIEGTAQLGSEGYWTSLDQAAGWVETYSRDEDAYALRLKGDSMAPAIRSGWVAVCEPNHRLVPGEYVMVTTVDGQSMVKELLFETEEEVSLMSINSAYGERLTVARVDIEKIHYVGAILAPSKVLGRI from the coding sequence ATGAAAAAACGCGAACTCGAAGACTGGGAAAAAGAAGAGTGCTTGGCACTCAAAATGGCTGTGGATGCCTTCAACACAGGCAAGTCACGGCGTGACGCCCTGACTCAGGGAAGGATCGCAGATGCCCTAGGCATAAATCAGGGCTCCGTCAGTTCGTACCTGAACGGCTACAACGCACTGAATGCGAAAGTCGCTAGCGCAATTGCCGGATTGATTTCCAAGCCCGTGGAGTCATTCAGCCCTCGACTGGCTGATGAGATTGCGAAAATGGCGAAGTCCAGCTTCGAATCCAATGTCGAGGCTGGCCCCCCCATCTATTCCTCACCTCGCAGAATCAATATCGAAGGCACCGCACAGCTCGGCAGTGAGGGATATTGGACAAGCCTTGACCAGGCAGCTGGCTGGGTTGAGACCTACTCCAGAGATGAGGACGCCTACGCACTTCGGCTCAAGGGTGACTCAATGGCACCAGCGATCCGTAGCGGGTGGGTCGCTGTCTGCGAACCCAATCACCGCCTAGTGCCGGGTGAGTATGTGATGGTCACCACCGTTGATGGACAGAGCATGGTTAAAGAACTTCTCTTCGAGACCGAAGAAGAGGTCAGCCTCATGTCGATCAACTCGGCTTACGGCGAGCGGCTGACAGTAGCTCGGGTTGATATCGAGAAAATCCATTACGTAGGGGCAATTCTTGCTCCCAGCAAGGTGCTGGGCAGAATCTAA
- a CDS encoding DUF1654 domain-containing protein, translated as MAKPKNKPTPPNSFELLGLRIQKIISAPAAQKRKTAVICKEADECLEDWKQLLEEIAENEHVLVRREDGCAARISWDLPANI; from the coding sequence ATGGCAAAGCCAAAAAACAAACCAACACCGCCAAATTCGTTTGAGCTTCTTGGACTCCGCATCCAAAAAATCATCAGCGCCCCCGCTGCCCAAAAACGAAAAACGGCAGTCATTTGCAAGGAAGCAGATGAATGCCTTGAGGACTGGAAACAGCTCCTTGAAGAGATAGCAGAAAACGAGCACGTACTAGTGCGTCGAGAAGATGGCTGCGCCGCGCGTATCTCTTGGGACCTCCCCGCAAATATCTAG
- a CDS encoding TerB family tellurite resistance protein, with protein MFGMKKLFGKQVGNAQAEMKKVVNRDLMQAIVGGGLLVAAADGEIEASEVSKLDELIRSNPNLTHFGSEITETINRFTGQLNANFQVGRLAIKRELADIKNFPADAEEAYVNILAVAQADGQIEPAELVVLKEIGMHFGLRLADYGIEA; from the coding sequence ATGTTCGGAATGAAAAAACTCTTCGGAAAACAAGTCGGCAACGCCCAGGCCGAAATGAAGAAGGTTGTTAACCGCGACTTGATGCAGGCCATTGTCGGTGGCGGCCTATTGGTCGCTGCGGCTGATGGTGAGATTGAAGCCAGCGAGGTTTCCAAGCTGGATGAGTTGATTCGCTCCAACCCGAATTTGACGCACTTCGGCAGCGAGATCACCGAAACCATCAATCGTTTTACAGGCCAGTTGAACGCCAACTTTCAAGTAGGACGATTGGCGATCAAGCGGGAACTGGCCGACATCAAAAACTTTCCGGCCGATGCGGAGGAAGCCTACGTCAACATTCTTGCCGTTGCCCAGGCTGACGGCCAGATCGAGCCAGCAGAGTTGGTGGTGTTGAAGGAAATAGGCATGCACTTCGGTCTACGCTTGGCTGACTACGGTATCGAGGCGTGA
- the csrA gene encoding carbon storage regulator CsrA — protein MLILTRKTGESINIGNDITITVLGVSGQQVRIGTSAPKEVAVHREEITQRIQAGFSKPPMATPAIT, from the coding sequence ATGCTGATTTTGACTCGTAAAACAGGTGAAAGCATCAACATAGGCAATGACATCACGATCACCGTACTGGGTGTGAGCGGCCAACAGGTACGCATCGGGACAAGCGCGCCCAAGGAAGTCGCAGTGCATCGAGAAGAAATCACGCAGCGCATTCAGGCAGGCTTTTCGAAGCCCCCGATGGCAACACCTGCGATCACTTAG
- a CDS encoding DUF4406 domain-containing protein produces the protein MRRDIAALMNCDTLATLPGWEHSKGAGLEVLIAGCLSMTVVKAHDLVSMETINLTFCRKSID, from the coding sequence ATGCGCCGCGACATCGCAGCCCTGATGAACTGCGACACCTTGGCAACGCTCCCTGGCTGGGAGCATTCGAAAGGTGCAGGACTGGAAGTGCTGATCGCCGGCTGCCTCAGCATGACGGTTGTGAAGGCCCATGATCTGGTATCGATGGAGACCATCAACCTCACCTTTTGTCGCAAGTCGATTGACTGA
- a CDS encoding DUF4224 domain-containing protein: MESEILSDEELAIITGYKARASQRRWLIDHQWVFIESRGKRPLVGRHYVRMKLGMVSPTALNPPSTPAAPAWTPDFSRVN, encoded by the coding sequence ATGGAATCCGAAATTCTTTCGGACGAAGAACTGGCGATTATCACCGGCTACAAGGCCAGGGCTTCCCAGCGACGCTGGCTGATCGACCACCAATGGGTCTTCATCGAAAGCCGAGGCAAGCGCCCGTTGGTTGGTCGGCACTATGTCCGCATGAAGTTGGGCATGGTGTCACCTACCGCTCTCAACCCGCCCTCCACTCCCGCGGCGCCAGCATGGACGCCAGACTTCTCACGAGTGAACTGA
- a CDS encoding tyrosine-type recombinase/integrase encodes MRPRNAETRNLPPRMYQWTRPRKSGKTWIAYYYLDMSGKAIPLGKDLDKARVKWAELEAKEAPLDLRTMKGIFDRYIRDIVPKKAARTQKDNLSEIKQLRPMFDSAPIDAITPAAIAGYRDARSAKVRANREIATLSHVFNMAREWGLTTKENPCQGVRKNKETPRDYYANDAVWKAVYQKAGQELKDAMDLAYLTGQRPADVLVMRKDDIEGGFLMVQQNKTSKKLRIQTTTDGSANSLGLLIAQIAKRNAQHLSSYLIVSQRGKRMTATMLRKRWDEAREKAKQAALDNSDKQLASRIAEFQFRDIRPKAASEITDIGEASLLLGHTKGDITERVYRRVGAIAKPSK; translated from the coding sequence ATGCGCCCCCGCAATGCCGAAACACGCAACTTACCGCCAAGGATGTATCAGTGGACACGTCCCCGGAAAAGCGGAAAAACCTGGATTGCTTACTACTACTTGGATATGTCGGGAAAGGCGATACCGCTAGGCAAAGACTTGGACAAGGCCAGGGTCAAATGGGCTGAACTCGAAGCCAAGGAGGCGCCTCTTGATCTTCGAACCATGAAAGGCATCTTTGATAGGTATATTCGCGATATTGTCCCCAAAAAAGCAGCACGCACCCAGAAGGACAACCTGTCAGAGATTAAGCAACTGCGACCAATGTTCGACAGCGCACCTATCGATGCCATAACACCTGCAGCAATTGCCGGTTACAGGGATGCACGCTCGGCAAAAGTGCGGGCAAATCGCGAAATCGCCACCCTCTCCCACGTATTCAACATGGCACGAGAATGGGGTCTAACCACAAAGGAAAACCCGTGCCAAGGAGTCCGTAAAAACAAGGAAACCCCGCGCGATTACTACGCAAACGATGCGGTCTGGAAGGCGGTGTACCAGAAGGCAGGTCAAGAGCTGAAAGATGCCATGGACCTGGCTTACCTGACCGGTCAACGGCCAGCGGACGTATTAGTAATGCGCAAGGATGACATCGAGGGAGGATTCCTGATGGTTCAGCAAAACAAAACCAGTAAAAAACTTCGAATACAGACTACCACTGATGGATCTGCAAACAGCCTGGGCTTGCTGATCGCCCAGATCGCCAAGCGTAATGCGCAGCATCTGTCGAGTTATCTGATAGTTAGTCAAAGAGGAAAACGGATGACCGCTACCATGCTGCGTAAGCGATGGGATGAGGCAAGAGAGAAGGCGAAGCAGGCGGCACTTGATAATAGTGACAAGCAATTAGCGAGCCGGATCGCAGAGTTTCAATTCCGAGACATCCGACCTAAAGCAGCATCAGAGATCACGGATATTGGTGAGGCCAGCTTGCTGCTAGGACATACCAAAGGCGACATTACCGAGCGCGTTTACCGTCGTGTCGGCGCCATTGCTAAGCCCTCAAAATAG